The following are encoded together in the Verrucomicrobia bacterium CG1_02_43_26 genome:
- a CDS encoding single-stranded DNA-binding protein, whose translation MAGFSKVMLMGNLTRDPELRVTPNGTSVCKFGLAISRKYKAQDGSQKEEVTFVDVDAFGKQAEVVSKYFTKGKPIFVEGRLRFDQWENNGEKRSKLSIVLESFQFIGGRDGEGNSSSSNQNDSYASSEPAAVSQSSRSSQNDSQFDIDDDVPF comes from the coding sequence ATGGCCGGATTCAGTAAAGTAATGCTAATGGGGAACTTAACAAGAGACCCAGAACTAAGAGTAACCCCAAACGGTACATCTGTATGTAAATTCGGATTAGCCATATCAAGAAAATACAAAGCACAAGACGGTTCTCAAAAAGAGGAAGTTACCTTTGTCGATGTGGATGCTTTTGGCAAACAAGCCGAGGTCGTCTCTAAATATTTTACCAAGGGTAAACCCATTTTCGTTGAAGGGCGCTTACGTTTCGACCAATGGGAGAATAACGGAGAAAAGCGTAGCAAGCTCAGCATCGTCCTTGAAAGCTTTCAGTTCATTGGTGGCCGTGATGGTGAAGGTAATTCATCTAGCAGTAACCAGAACGATTCCTACGCTTCAAGCGAACCTGCTGCCGTTTCACAAAGCTCACGCTCATCACAAAACGATTCTCAATTTGATATTGATGACGATGTACCTTTCTGA